One genomic region from Panthera tigris isolate Pti1 chromosome D1, P.tigris_Pti1_mat1.1, whole genome shotgun sequence encodes:
- the ROM1 gene encoding rod outer segment membrane protein 1: MAPVLPLVLPLQPRIRLAQGLWLLSWLLALAGGLTLLYSGHLQVQLWHLSTFLAPSCPFAVLPRVALAAGAVALGTGLVGAGTSRASLDAAQYPPWRKVLGPLLVVGTAGGGGLLVLALGLALALPGSLDTGLEEGLGTALVHYKDTEVPGHCHAKRLLDELQLRHHCCGRHGYKDWFGVQWVSSRYLDPNDQDVVDRIQSNVEGLYLIDGVPFSCCNPHSPRPCLQNRLSDPHAHPLFDPRQPNLNLWAQGCHGVLLGHLQGLASTLGSMLAVTFLLQTLVLLGLRYLQTALEGLGGVIDGEGETQGYLFPSGLKDMLQTAWRQGGVAHRPAPEETPPEEAPPKEGPPEA, translated from the exons ATGGCGCCGGTGTTGCCCCTGGtgctgcccctccagccccgcaTCCGTCTGGCACAGGGGCTCTGGCTCCTCTCCTGGCTGCTGGCGCTGGCCGGTGGCCTCACCCTCCTCTATAGCGGGCACCTCCAGGTCCAGCTGTGGCACCTCAGCACCTTCTTGGCTCCCTCCTGCCCATTTGCTGTCCTGCCCCGGGTTGCCCTGGCAGCTGGTGCGGTGGCTTTGGGCACAGGACTGGTGGGTGCAGGGACCAGCAGGGCCAGTCTGGACGCAGCTCAATACCCTCCCTGGCGGAAGGTCCTAGGCCCGCTGCTGGTGGTTGGcactgctgggggcgggggtcttCTGGTCCTGGCCCTGGGACTGGCCCTGGCTTTACCTGGGAGTCTGGACACAGGGCTGGAGGAGGGCCTGGGGACTGCCTTGGTTCACTACAAAGACACAGAGGTGCCCGGACACTGTCATGCCAAACGGCTGTTGGATGAGCTGCAGCTGAGGCACCACTGCTGCGGGCGCCACGGGTACAAGGATTGGTTTGGGGTCCAGTGGGTCAGCAGCCGTTACTTGGATCCCAATGACCAGGACGTGGTGGA CCGCATCCAGAGCAACGTGGAGGGCCTGTATCTGATCGACGGTGTCCCTTTCTCCTGCTGCAACCCCCACTCACCCAGACCTTGCCTGCAAAACCGGCTCTCAGACCCCCATGCCCACCCGCTCTTTGATCCGCGTCAGCCCAACCTAAACCTCTGGGCGCAAGGATGCCACGGGGTGCTGCTGGGGCACCTGCAGGGTTTGGCGAGCACGCTGGGCAGCATGCTGGCTGTCACCTTCCTGCTGCAG ACTCTGGTGCTCCTGGGCCTGCGGTACCTGCAGACAGCACTGGAGGGGCTCGGAGGAGTCATcgatggggagggagagacccAGGGCTACCTCTTTCCCAGCGGGCTGAAGGACATGTTGCAAACAGCGTGGCGACAGGGAGGGGTTGCTCACAGGCCGGCACCTGAGGAGACCCCACCGGAAGAGGCACCTCCTAAGGAGGGTCCACCTGAGGCCTAG
- the B3GAT3 gene encoding galactosylgalactosylxylosylprotein 3-beta-glucuronosyltransferase 3: MKLKLKNVFLAYFLVSIAGLLYALVQLGQPCDCLPPLRAAAEQLRQKDLRISQLQADLRRPPPAPAQPPEPEALPTIYVVTPTYARLVQKAELVRLSQTLSLVPRLHWLLVEDAEGPTPLVSGLLAASGLLFTHLAVLTPKAQRLREGEPGWVRPRGVEQRNRALDWLRRGGGAVGGEKDPPPAGTRGVVYFADDDNTYSRELFEEMRWTRGVSVWPVGLVGGLRFEGPRVQDGRVVGFHTAWEPNRPFPVDMAGFAVALPLLLAKPNAQFDATAPRGHLESSLLSHLVDPKDLEPRAANCTRVLVWHTRTEKPKMKQEEQLQRQGRGSDPAVEV; this comes from the exons ATGAAGCTGAAGCTGAAGAACGTGTTTCTCGCCTACTTCCTGGTGTCGATCGCCGGCCTCCTCTACGCGCTGGTGCAGCTCG GCCAGCCATGtgactgcctccctcccctgcggGCAGCAGCAGAACAGCTTCGGCAGAAGGATCTGAGGATTTCCCAGCTGCAGGCTGATCTCCGtcgcccaccccctgcccctgcccagccccctgaACCTGAGGCCCTGCCTACTATCTATGTTGTTACCCCCACCTACGCCAG GCTGGTGCAAAAAGCAGAGCTGGTGCGGCTGTCCCAGACGCTGAGCCTGGTGCCCCGGCTGCACTGGCTGCTGGTGGAGGATGCTGAAGGCCCCACCCCATTGGTCTCTGGGCTGCTGGCGGCCTCCGGCCTCCTCTTCACACACCTGGCAGTCCTCACCCCCAAGGCCCAGCGGCTCAGGGAGGGTGAGCCAGGCTGGGTTCGGCCCCGTGGTGTAGAACAACGGAACAGGGCCCTGGACTGGCTCCGGAGAGGAGGGGGCGCCGTCGGGGGAGAGAAGGACCCCCCCCCAGCCGGCACCCGGGGAGTCGTATACTTTGCTGATGATGACAACACCTACAGCCGGGAGCTCTTTGAAGAG ATGCGCTGGACCCGTGGTGTCTCAGTGTGGCCTGTGGGGCTGGTAGGCGGCCTGCGATTTGAGGGCCCTCGGGTACAGGATGGCCGGGTTGTGGGCTTCCACACGGCATGGGAGCCCAACAGGCCCTTTCCAGTGGATATGGCAGGATTCGCTGTTGCCCTGCCCTTGCTGTTGGCAAAGCCCAACGCCCAGTTTGATGCTACTGCTCCCCGGGGCCACCTGGAGAGCAGTCTCCTGAGCCACCTCGTGGATCCCAAGGACCTGGAGCCGCGAGCTGCTAACTGCACTCGG GTTCTGGTGTGGCATACGCGGACGGAGAAGCCCAAGATGAAGCAGGAGGAGCAGTTGCAGCGGCAGGGCCGAGGCTCAGACCCAGCTGTCGAGGTGTGA
- the GANAB gene encoding neutral alpha-glucosidase AB isoform X2 encodes MAAVAAVAARRRRSWTGLVLTCLGVCLGVTLAVDRSNFKTCEESSFCKRQRSIRPGLSPYRALLDSLQLGPDALTVHLINEVTKVLLVLELQGLQKNMTRIRIDELEPRRPRYRVSDVLVADPPTARLSVSGRDDNSVELTVAEGPYKIILTARPFRLDLLEDRSLLLSVNARGLLDFEHQRAPRVPQGSKDPAEGGGDQPEETPGDGDKPEETQGKAEKDEPGAWEETFKTHSDSKPYGPTSVGLDFSLPGMEHVYGIPEHAENLRLKVTEGGEPYRLYNLDVFQYELYNPMALYGSVPVLLAHSPHRDLGIFWLNAAETWVDISSNTAGKTLFGKMLDYLQGSGETPQTDVRWMSESGIVDVFLLLGPSVSDVFRQYASLTGTQALPPLFSLGYHQSRWNYRDEADVLEVDQGFDDHNLPCDVIWLDIEHADGKRYFTWDPSRFPQPLTMLEHLASKRRKLVTIVDPHIKVDSGYRVHEELQNRGLYVKTRDGSDYEGWCWPGAAGYPDFTNPTMRAWWANMFSFDNYEGSAPNLYVWNDMNEPSVFNGPEVTMLKDAQHYGGWEHRDVHNIYGFYVHMATAEGLVLRSGGLERPFVLSRAFFAGSQRFGAVWTGDNTAEWDHLKISIPMCLSLGLVGLSFCGADVGGFFKNPEPELLVRWYQMGAYQPFFRAHAHLDTGRREPWLLPTQYHDIIRDALGQRYSLLPFWYTLFYQAHREGIPVMRPLWVHYPQDVTTFSIDDQFLLGDALLVHPVSDSGAHGVQVYLPGQGEVWYDTQSYQKHYGPQTLYLPVTLSSIPVFQRGGTIIPRWMRVRRSSDCMKDDPITLFVALSPQGTAQGELFLDDGHTFNYQTRHEFLLRRFSFSGNTLVSSSADPRGHFETPIWIERVVIIGAGKPAAVVLQTKGSPESRLSFQHDPETSVLILRKPGISVASDWSIHLR; translated from the exons ATGGCGGCGGTAGCGGCAGTGGCGGCGCGTAGGAGGCG GTCTTGGACAGGTTTGGTACTCACTTGTTTAGGTGTCTGTCTGGGAGTTACCCTTGCTGTGGATAGAAGCAACTTTAAGACCTGTGAAGAGAGCTCCTTCTGCAA GAGGCAACGGAGCATACGGCCAGGCCTCTCTCCGTACCGAGCCTTGCTGGATTCTCTGCAACTTGGTCCTGATGCCCTCACAGTCCATCTGATCAACGAGGTCACCAAG GTGTTGCTGGTGCTGGAGCTCCAAGGGCTTCAAAAGAACATGACTCGGATCAGGATTGATGAACTGGAGCCCCGGCGGCCCCGATACCGGGTGTCAGATGTGTTGGTGGCTGATCCCCCTACAGCTCG GCTTTCTGTCTCTGGCCGTGACGACAACAGCGTGGAGCTTACTGTGGCTGAGGGACCCTATAAAATCATCTTGACGGCGCGGCCGTTCCGCCTTGACCTGCTAGAGGACCGCAGCCTTCTGCTCAGTGTCAATGCCCGAGGACTCTTGGATTTTGAGCACCAGAGGGCCCCCAGGGTCCC GCAAGGATCAAAAGACCCAGCTGAGGGTGGTGGGGACCAGCCCGAGGAAACGCCTGGGGACGGTGACAAG CCAGAGGAGAcccaggggaaggcagagaaagatgagCCAGGAGCCTGGGAGGAGACATTCAAAACCCACTCTGACAGCAAGCCATATG gCCCCACGTCTGTGGGTTTGGACTTCTCTCTGCCAGGCATGGAGCACGTGTATGGGATCCCTGAGCATGCTGAAAACCTGCGGCTGAAGGTCACTGA GGGTGGGGAGCCGTATCGCCTCTACAATTTGGATGTATTCCAGTATGAGCTCTACAACCCCATGGCCTTGTATGGGTCTGTGCCTGTGCTCCTGGCACACAGCCCTCACCGAGACTTGGGCATCTTCTGGCTCAATGCCGCAGAGACCTGGGTTGACATATCTTCTAACACTGCAGGGAAG ACCCTGTTTGGGAAGATGCTAGACTACCTGCAGGGCTCTGGGGAGACCCCGCAGACAGATGTCCGCTGGATGTCAGAGAGTGGCATCGTTGATGTCTTCCTGCTGCTTGGGCCCTCCGTGTCTGATGTGTTCCGGCAGTATGCCAGCCTCACAG GGACCCAGGCATTGCCCCCGCTCTTCTCCCTCGGCTACCACCAGAGCCGCTGGAACTATCGGGATGAGGCCGATGTGCTGGAAGTCGATCAGGGCTTCGATGATCACAACCTGCCCTGTGATGTCATTTGGCTGGACATCGAGCATGCTGATGGCAAGCGGTACTTCACCTGGGATCCCAGCCGTTTCCCCCAGCCCCTTACCATGCTCGAACACTTGGCCTCCAAGAGGCGGAAG CTGGTGACCATCGTGGACCCCCACATCAAGGTGGACTCCGGCTACCGCGTACACGAGGAGTTGCAGAACCGGGGTCTGTATGTCAAAACCCGGGATGGCTCTGACTACGAGGGCTGGTGCTGGCCAG GCGCAGCTGGGTACCCTGACTTTACCAATCCCACGATGAGGGCCTGGTGGGCTAACATGTTCAGCTTTGACAATTATGAG GGCTCAGCTCCCAACCTCTATGTCTGGAATGATATGAACGAACCATCTGTGTTCAATGGTCCTGAGGTTACCATGCTCAAGGATGCGCAACATTATGGGGGCTGGGAGCACCGAGACGTGCATAACATCTATGGCTTCTATGTG CACATGGCGACTGCGGAGGGGCTTGTGCTGCGCTCTGGGGGCCTAGAGCGCCCCTTTGTCCTGAGCAGGGCTTTCTTCGCCGGCTCCCAGCGTTTCG GAGCTGTGTGGACAGGGGACAACACTGCTGAATGGGACCATTTGAAGATATCTATCCCTATGTGTCTCAGCTTGGGGCTGGTGGGACTTTCCTTCTGCGGAG CGGATGTGGGCGGTTTCTTCAAAAATCCAGAGCCAGAGCTCCTTGTGCGCTGGTACCAGATGGGTGCCTACCAGCCATTCTTCCGGGCACACGCACACTTGGACACTGGGCGGCGAGAGCCCTGGCTCTTACCTACTCAGTACCATGACATAATCCGAGATGCCTTGGGCCAGCGGTATTCCTTGCTGCCCTTCTGGTACACTCTCTTCTATCAGGCTCATCGTGAAGGCATTCCTGTCATGAG GCCCCTGTGGGTGCATTATCCTCAGGATGTGACCACCTTCAGTATAGATGATCAGTTCCTGCTTG GGGATGCGTTACTGGTTCACCCCGTATCAGACTCCGGGGCTCATGGCGTGCAGGTCTATCTGCCTGGCCAAGGGGAG GTGTGGTATGACACTCAGAGCTACCAGAAGCACTATGGTCCCCAGACCCTGTACCTGCCTGTCACTCTAAGCAGT ATCCCCGTGTTCCAGCGTGGAGGGACCATTATCCCCCGATGGATGCGGGTGCGGCGCTCTTCCGACTGCATGAAGGATGACCCCATCACTCTTTTCGTTGCTCTCAGTCCCCAG GGTACCGCCCAAGGAGAGCTGTTTCTAGATGATGGGCACACGTTCAACTATCAGACTCGCCATGAGTTCCTGCTACGTCGGTTCTCATTCTCTGGCAACACCCTGGTCTCCAG CTCAGCAGACCCCAGAGGCCACTTTGAGACACCCATCTGGATTGAGCGGGTGGTGATAATAGGGGCCGGAAAGCCAGCAGCCGTGGTACTCCAGACAAAAG GATCTCCCGAAAGCCGCCTGTCCTTCCAGCACGACCCTGAGACCTCTGTGTTGATCCTGCGCAAGCCTGGCATCAGCGTGGCATCTGACTGGAGTATTCACCTGCGATAA
- the GANAB gene encoding neutral alpha-glucosidase AB isoform X1, whose product MAAVAAVAARRRRSWTGLVLTCLGVCLGVTLAVDRSNFKTCEESSFCKRQRSIRPGLSPYRALLDSLQLGPDALTVHLINEVTKVLLVLELQGLQKNMTRIRIDELEPRRPRYRVSDVLVADPPTARLSVSGRDDNSVELTVAEGPYKIILTARPFRLDLLEDRSLLLSVNARGLLDFEHQRAPRVPFSDKVSVTLGSIWDKIKNLFSRQGSKDPAEGGGDQPEETPGDGDKPEETQGKAEKDEPGAWEETFKTHSDSKPYGPTSVGLDFSLPGMEHVYGIPEHAENLRLKVTEGGEPYRLYNLDVFQYELYNPMALYGSVPVLLAHSPHRDLGIFWLNAAETWVDISSNTAGKTLFGKMLDYLQGSGETPQTDVRWMSESGIVDVFLLLGPSVSDVFRQYASLTGTQALPPLFSLGYHQSRWNYRDEADVLEVDQGFDDHNLPCDVIWLDIEHADGKRYFTWDPSRFPQPLTMLEHLASKRRKLVTIVDPHIKVDSGYRVHEELQNRGLYVKTRDGSDYEGWCWPGAAGYPDFTNPTMRAWWANMFSFDNYEGSAPNLYVWNDMNEPSVFNGPEVTMLKDAQHYGGWEHRDVHNIYGFYVHMATAEGLVLRSGGLERPFVLSRAFFAGSQRFGAVWTGDNTAEWDHLKISIPMCLSLGLVGLSFCGADVGGFFKNPEPELLVRWYQMGAYQPFFRAHAHLDTGRREPWLLPTQYHDIIRDALGQRYSLLPFWYTLFYQAHREGIPVMRPLWVHYPQDVTTFSIDDQFLLGDALLVHPVSDSGAHGVQVYLPGQGEVWYDTQSYQKHYGPQTLYLPVTLSSIPVFQRGGTIIPRWMRVRRSSDCMKDDPITLFVALSPQGTAQGELFLDDGHTFNYQTRHEFLLRRFSFSGNTLVSSSADPRGHFETPIWIERVVIIGAGKPAAVVLQTKGSPESRLSFQHDPETSVLILRKPGISVASDWSIHLR is encoded by the exons ATGGCGGCGGTAGCGGCAGTGGCGGCGCGTAGGAGGCG GTCTTGGACAGGTTTGGTACTCACTTGTTTAGGTGTCTGTCTGGGAGTTACCCTTGCTGTGGATAGAAGCAACTTTAAGACCTGTGAAGAGAGCTCCTTCTGCAA GAGGCAACGGAGCATACGGCCAGGCCTCTCTCCGTACCGAGCCTTGCTGGATTCTCTGCAACTTGGTCCTGATGCCCTCACAGTCCATCTGATCAACGAGGTCACCAAG GTGTTGCTGGTGCTGGAGCTCCAAGGGCTTCAAAAGAACATGACTCGGATCAGGATTGATGAACTGGAGCCCCGGCGGCCCCGATACCGGGTGTCAGATGTGTTGGTGGCTGATCCCCCTACAGCTCG GCTTTCTGTCTCTGGCCGTGACGACAACAGCGTGGAGCTTACTGTGGCTGAGGGACCCTATAAAATCATCTTGACGGCGCGGCCGTTCCGCCTTGACCTGCTAGAGGACCGCAGCCTTCTGCTCAGTGTCAATGCCCGAGGACTCTTGGATTTTGAGCACCAGAGGGCCCCCAGGGTCCC TTTCTCGGATAAAGTTAGTGTCACGCTCGGTAGCATTTGGGATAAGATCAAGAACCTTTTCTCTAG GCAAGGATCAAAAGACCCAGCTGAGGGTGGTGGGGACCAGCCCGAGGAAACGCCTGGGGACGGTGACAAG CCAGAGGAGAcccaggggaaggcagagaaagatgagCCAGGAGCCTGGGAGGAGACATTCAAAACCCACTCTGACAGCAAGCCATATG gCCCCACGTCTGTGGGTTTGGACTTCTCTCTGCCAGGCATGGAGCACGTGTATGGGATCCCTGAGCATGCTGAAAACCTGCGGCTGAAGGTCACTGA GGGTGGGGAGCCGTATCGCCTCTACAATTTGGATGTATTCCAGTATGAGCTCTACAACCCCATGGCCTTGTATGGGTCTGTGCCTGTGCTCCTGGCACACAGCCCTCACCGAGACTTGGGCATCTTCTGGCTCAATGCCGCAGAGACCTGGGTTGACATATCTTCTAACACTGCAGGGAAG ACCCTGTTTGGGAAGATGCTAGACTACCTGCAGGGCTCTGGGGAGACCCCGCAGACAGATGTCCGCTGGATGTCAGAGAGTGGCATCGTTGATGTCTTCCTGCTGCTTGGGCCCTCCGTGTCTGATGTGTTCCGGCAGTATGCCAGCCTCACAG GGACCCAGGCATTGCCCCCGCTCTTCTCCCTCGGCTACCACCAGAGCCGCTGGAACTATCGGGATGAGGCCGATGTGCTGGAAGTCGATCAGGGCTTCGATGATCACAACCTGCCCTGTGATGTCATTTGGCTGGACATCGAGCATGCTGATGGCAAGCGGTACTTCACCTGGGATCCCAGCCGTTTCCCCCAGCCCCTTACCATGCTCGAACACTTGGCCTCCAAGAGGCGGAAG CTGGTGACCATCGTGGACCCCCACATCAAGGTGGACTCCGGCTACCGCGTACACGAGGAGTTGCAGAACCGGGGTCTGTATGTCAAAACCCGGGATGGCTCTGACTACGAGGGCTGGTGCTGGCCAG GCGCAGCTGGGTACCCTGACTTTACCAATCCCACGATGAGGGCCTGGTGGGCTAACATGTTCAGCTTTGACAATTATGAG GGCTCAGCTCCCAACCTCTATGTCTGGAATGATATGAACGAACCATCTGTGTTCAATGGTCCTGAGGTTACCATGCTCAAGGATGCGCAACATTATGGGGGCTGGGAGCACCGAGACGTGCATAACATCTATGGCTTCTATGTG CACATGGCGACTGCGGAGGGGCTTGTGCTGCGCTCTGGGGGCCTAGAGCGCCCCTTTGTCCTGAGCAGGGCTTTCTTCGCCGGCTCCCAGCGTTTCG GAGCTGTGTGGACAGGGGACAACACTGCTGAATGGGACCATTTGAAGATATCTATCCCTATGTGTCTCAGCTTGGGGCTGGTGGGACTTTCCTTCTGCGGAG CGGATGTGGGCGGTTTCTTCAAAAATCCAGAGCCAGAGCTCCTTGTGCGCTGGTACCAGATGGGTGCCTACCAGCCATTCTTCCGGGCACACGCACACTTGGACACTGGGCGGCGAGAGCCCTGGCTCTTACCTACTCAGTACCATGACATAATCCGAGATGCCTTGGGCCAGCGGTATTCCTTGCTGCCCTTCTGGTACACTCTCTTCTATCAGGCTCATCGTGAAGGCATTCCTGTCATGAG GCCCCTGTGGGTGCATTATCCTCAGGATGTGACCACCTTCAGTATAGATGATCAGTTCCTGCTTG GGGATGCGTTACTGGTTCACCCCGTATCAGACTCCGGGGCTCATGGCGTGCAGGTCTATCTGCCTGGCCAAGGGGAG GTGTGGTATGACACTCAGAGCTACCAGAAGCACTATGGTCCCCAGACCCTGTACCTGCCTGTCACTCTAAGCAGT ATCCCCGTGTTCCAGCGTGGAGGGACCATTATCCCCCGATGGATGCGGGTGCGGCGCTCTTCCGACTGCATGAAGGATGACCCCATCACTCTTTTCGTTGCTCTCAGTCCCCAG GGTACCGCCCAAGGAGAGCTGTTTCTAGATGATGGGCACACGTTCAACTATCAGACTCGCCATGAGTTCCTGCTACGTCGGTTCTCATTCTCTGGCAACACCCTGGTCTCCAG CTCAGCAGACCCCAGAGGCCACTTTGAGACACCCATCTGGATTGAGCGGGTGGTGATAATAGGGGCCGGAAAGCCAGCAGCCGTGGTACTCCAGACAAAAG GATCTCCCGAAAGCCGCCTGTCCTTCCAGCACGACCCTGAGACCTCTGTGTTGATCCTGCGCAAGCCTGGCATCAGCGTGGCATCTGACTGGAGTATTCACCTGCGATAA
- the INTS5 gene encoding integrator complex subunit 5 gives MSALCDPPGAPGPPGPAPATHGPAPLSAQELSQEIKAFLTGVDPILGHQLSAREHARCGLLLLRSLPPARAAVLDHLRGVFDESVRAHLAALDESPVAGPPHLRPPPPSHVPAGGPGLEDVVQEVQQVLSEFIRANPKAWAPVISAWSIDLMGQLSSTYSGQHQRVPHATGSLNELLQLWMGCRATRTLMDIYVQCLSALIGSCPDACVDALLDTSVQHSPHFDWVVAHIGSSFPGTIISRVLSCGLKDFCVHGGAGGGAGGSGGSSSQTPSIDPFPGSPAIPGEKRVPKIASVVGILGHLASRHGDSIRRELLRMFHDSLAGGTGGRSGDPSLQATVPFLLQLAVMSPALLGTVSGELVDCLKPPAVLSQLQQHLQGFPREELDNMLNLAVHLVSQASGAGAYRLLQFLVDTAMPASVITTQGLAVPDTVREACDRLIQLLLLHLQKLVHHRGGSPGEGVLGPPPPPRPVPFLDALRNHVGELCGETLRLERKRFLWQHQLLGLLSVYTRPSCGPEALGHLLSRARSPEELSLATQLYAGLVVSLSGLLPLAFRSCLARVHAGTLQPPFTARFLRNLALLVGWEQQGGEGPAALGARFGESASAHLSDLAPLLLHPEEEVAEAAASLLAICPFPQEALSPSQLLGLVRAGVHRFFASLRLHGPPGVASASQLLTRLSQTSPAGLKAVLQLLVEGALHRGNTELFGGEVDRDNETLSVVSAPLASASLLDTNRRHTAAVPGPGGIWSVFHAGVIGRGLKPPKFVQSRDQQEVIYNTQSLLSLLVHCCSAPGGTECGGCWGTPTLSPEAAKAVAVTLVESVCPDAAGAELAWPPEEHARATVERDLRIGRRFREQPLLFELLKLVAAAPPALCYCSVLLRGLLAALLGHWEASRHPDTAHSPWHLEASCTLVAVMAEGSLLPPALGNMHEVFSQLAPFEVRLLLLSVWGFLREHGPLPQKFIFQSERGRFIRDFSREGGGEGGPHLAVLHSVLHRNIDRLGLFSGRFQAPSPSTLLRQGT, from the exons ATGTCCGCGTTGTGCGACCCTCCCGGGGCCCCAGGGCCTCCCGGGCCTGCCCCGGCCACCCACGGTCCCGCGCCGCTCAG tGCTCAAGAGCTGTCCCAGGAAATCAAGGCTTTTCTGACTGGTGTGGACCCTATCCTGGGCCACCAACTCTCGGCCCGGGAACATGCTCGCTGTGGCCTTCTCCTGCTCCGCTCTTTGCCACCGGCTCGGGCCGCCGTGCTTGACCACTTGCGAGGCGTCTTTGATGAGAGCGTCCGGGCCCACCTGGCTGCCTTGGACGAAAGCCCTGTGGCTGGCCCCCCTCACCTCcgtccacccccaccctcccacgtCCCTGCTGGGGGACCTGGTCTAGAAGATGTGGTGCAGGAAGTGCAGCAGGTGCTGTCTGAGTTTATCCGGGCCAACCCGAAGGCCTGGGCACCTGTGATTAGCGCGTGGTCCATTGACCTCATGGGGCAGCTGAGCAGCACATACTCGGGCCAGCACCAGCGTGTGCCCCATGCCACTGGCTCCCTCAACGAATTGCTGCAGCTGTGGATGGGCTGCCGGGCCACCCGCACATTAATGGACATCTATGTTCAGTGTCTCTCAGCTCTCATTGGTAGTTGCCCAGACGCCTGCGTGGATGCCTTGCTGGATACCTCTGTCCAGCATTCCCCACACTTCGACTGGGTTGTGGCCCATATTGGCTCCTCTTTTCCTGGCACCATCATCTCCCGAGTTCTCTCCTGTGGCCTTAAGGATTTCTGTGTTCACggtggggctggaggtggagcTGGTGGCAGTGGTGGAAGCTCTTCTCAAACCCCCTCTATAGACCCCTTTCCTGGATCTCCTGCTATCCCTGGGGAGAAACGGGTGCCCAAGATTGCCTCAGTTGTAGGCATCCTAGGGCACCTGGCCTCCCGCCACGGAGACAGCATCCGACGGGAGCTTCTGCGAATGTTCCATGATAGCCTGGCAGGGGGCACTGGGGGCCGGAGTGGGGACCCCTCCCTTCAGGCCACAGTTCCCTTCCTACTGCAGCTGGCGGTCATGTCACCAGCTTTGCTGGGCACAGTCTCTGGAGAGCTGGTGGACTGCCTTAAGCCCCCAGCCGTGCTGAGCCAGCTGCAGCAGCACCTGCAGGGATTCCCCCGGGAGGAGCTGGACAACATGCTGAACCTGGCCGTGCACCTGGTGAGCCAGGCCTCTGGGGCAGGTGCCTACCGCCTGTTGCAGTTCCTGGTGGACACAGCCATGCCTGCCTCAGTCATTACCACCCAAGGCCTggctgtgccagacactgtgcgtGAGGCCTGTGACCGGCTGATCCAGCTGCTGCTTCTGCACTTGCAAAAACTCGTTCATCACCGGGGAGGGTCTCCTGGGGAAGGGGTGCTGggtccgcccccacccccccgccctgtGCCCTTTCTAGATGCGCTAAGAAACCACGTTGGAGAGCTGTGTGGAGAGACATTACGATTGGAACGGAAGCGCTTCCTCTGGCAACACCAGCTCCTGGGCCTGCTCTCTGTCTATACTCGGCCTAGCTGTGGACCTGAGGCCTTAGGCCATCTCCTGAGCCGGGCCCGAAGCCCTGAAGAATTGAGTCTGGCCACCCAATTATATGCGGGGCTGGTGGTCAGTCTGTCTGGCCTCCTGCCTCTGGCTTTCCGAAGCTGCCTGGCTCGGGTGCATGCAGGGACTTTGCAGCCTCCCTTCACTGCCCGGTTCCTGCGCAACTTGGCACTGCTAGTCGGGTGGGAACAGCAGGGTGGTGAGGGCCCTGCAGCCCTAGGGGCCCGGTTTGGGGAGTCTGCGTCAGCCCATTTGTCTGACCTGGCTCCTCTCCTGCTACATCCTGAGGAGGAAGTAGCTGAAgctgctgcctccctcctggcCATTTGTCCCTTTCCTCAAGAAGCCCTGTCCCCCTCCCAACTCCTGGGACTGGTGAGAGCTGGAGTGCATCGCTTCTTTGCCTCTCTGAGGCTGCATGGCCCCCCAGGTGTGGCTTCGGCCTCTCAGCTTCTTACCCGTCTCTCTCAGACCTCTCCAGCTGGGCTCAAGGCTGTCTTGCAGCTGCTAGTCGAGGGAGCCTTACATCGGGGCAACACAGAACTGTTTGGAGGGGAAGTGGATAGGGACAACGAGACTCTTTCAGTTGTCTCCGCTCCTTTGGCTTCTGCCTCCCTGTTGGACACAAACCGGCGGCACACTGCAGCGGTGCCAGGTCCTGGAGGGATTTGGTCAGTTTTCCACGCTGGAGTCATCGGCCGTGGCCTAAAGCCACCCAAGTTTGTGCAGTCGCGAGATCAGCAGGAAGTGATCTATAACACCCAGAGCCTCCTCAGCCTCCTGGTGCACTGCTGCAGTGCCCCCGGGGGGACTGAAtgtgggggctgctgggggacTCCCACCCTGAGCCCGGAGGCAGCCAAAGCAGTGGCAGTGACGTTAGTGGAGAGTGTGTGTCCTGATGCAGCTGGTGCTGAGCTAGCCTGGCCCCCTGAGGAGCATGCCCGGGCCACCGTGGAGCGGGATCTCCGCATTGGCCGGCGCTTCCGGGAACAGCCTCTGCTCTTTGAGCTGTTAAAGCTGGTAGCAGCTGCTCCCCCAGCCCTGTGCTACTGCTCCGTGCTCCTGCGGGGGCTACTGGCCGCCCTCTTGGGTCATTGGGAAGCCTCTCGCCACCCTGATACAGCTCACTCCCCTTGGCACCTGGAGGCATCCTGCACCCTGGTAGCAGTCATGGCTGAGGGAAGCCTCCTGCCACCAGCCCTGGGGAATATGCACGAGGTATTTAGCCAACTGGCACCTTTCGAAGTGCGTCTGCTGCTGCTTAGTGTCTGGGGCTTTCTCCGGGAGCATGGGCCATTGCCCCAGAAATTCATCTTCCAGTCAGAGCGTGGTCGCTTCATCCGGGACTTCtccagggagggtgggggtgagggtggaccCCATCTCGCGGTTCTGCACAGTGTCCTCCACCGCAACATTGACCGCTTGGGGCTTTTCTCTGGCCGTTTCCAGGCACCTTCACCGTCCACTCTCCTTCGGCAGGGGACATAG